The proteins below are encoded in one region of Parvicella tangerina:
- a CDS encoding helix-turn-helix domain-containing protein — MKVEQITSRADYDKVMKQIEKLLQKATKLGGFEKLSKDDRTNLAQWSAMAEQFEDDIPLMPMKAPKSLAEMLRYKMYEKGWRQKQLAAILDISEASISGLLSGRRKLSIDLARKLHSKLDIDAHFLLMSA, encoded by the coding sequence ATGAAAGTAGAACAAATAACATCGAGAGCTGATTACGACAAAGTAATGAAGCAAATTGAGAAGCTATTACAAAAAGCTACTAAGTTGGGTGGGTTTGAAAAACTATCTAAAGACGATAGAACAAACTTAGCTCAATGGTCTGCTATGGCAGAACAATTTGAGGATGATATTCCGTTGATGCCAATGAAAGCACCGAAGTCATTAGCTGAAATGCTACGTTACAAAATGTATGAAAAAGGGTGGAGACAAAAACAACTGGCTGCCATTCTTGATATTAGCGAAGCTTCAATTTCTGGATTGCTTTCTGGTCGTAGAAAATTAAGCATTGACTTAGCAAGAAAACTACATTCAAAATTGGATATTGATGCTCACTTTTTATTGATGTCAGCATAG
- a CDS encoding type II toxin-antitoxin system HigB family toxin yields the protein MVIISKAILVEFGIKHADAIEPLNRWYELTKKADWKNRPEMKKTFNSVDAVGNDRYVFNIKGNDYRLVTMIFFDIRTIYIRFIGTHSEYDRIDCATV from the coding sequence ATGGTAATTATTTCAAAGGCTATTTTAGTTGAATTTGGCATTAAACATGCAGATGCTATTGAACCATTAAATAGATGGTATGAACTAACTAAAAAAGCAGATTGGAAGAACCGCCCAGAAATGAAAAAGACATTTAATTCGGTGGATGCAGTAGGCAATGACCGATATGTGTTTAACATTAAAGGGAATGATTACAGGTTGGTTACCATGATATTTTTTGACATTAGAACCATATACATTCGGTTTATAGGCACACATAGTGAGTATGATAGAATTGATTGTGCAACGGTTTGA
- a CDS encoding REP-associated tyrosine transposase yields MSRNWRVYNQNGLHFVSFAVVGWIDVFTRASYKEILIDSFKYCQEHKGLELYSWCIMSNHVHFIGKAKEGFELSNILRDFKRHTSKQVIKAIQENPQESRKEWMLSIFKKSGEHNSNNTTYQFWRQDNKPIELYKAETIDIKMNYIHNNPVEDGYVEKAEDYLYSSARDYAGMQGKLKIEGVE; encoded by the coding sequence ATGAGCAGAAACTGGCGGGTATATAATCAAAACGGGTTACACTTTGTGAGCTTTGCTGTGGTAGGTTGGATAGATGTATTTACCAGAGCCAGTTACAAAGAGATATTAATAGACAGTTTTAAGTACTGCCAGGAGCATAAGGGGCTAGAGCTGTATAGTTGGTGCATCATGAGTAACCACGTTCATTTTATCGGTAAAGCAAAAGAAGGTTTTGAGCTATCCAACATACTCAGAGACTTCAAGCGGCATACCAGCAAACAAGTAATAAAAGCCATTCAAGAGAATCCACAAGAAAGCAGAAAAGAGTGGATGTTAAGCATCTTCAAAAAATCAGGAGAACATAATAGCAATAATACCACCTATCAGTTTTGGCGGCAAGACAACAAACCCATAGAACTCTACAAAGCCGAAACCATAGACATCAAAATGAACTACATCCATAACAACCCAGTAGAGGATGGCTATGTAGAAAAAGCAGAAGACTATCTATACAGTAGTGCCAGAGACTATGCGGGCATGCAAGGAAAGTTAAAGATAGAGGGGGTGGAGTAA
- a CDS encoding RHS repeat domain-containing protein, translated as MINEALKYRCISDDVYRYGFNGMERDDEEKGAGNSINYKYRMHDPRLGRFFAVDPLVSEYPWNSPYAFSENSVVAFVELEGLERYYAANGSLIGQYGDNPQVRIIRSDGVEKKARAYFNGDARKEIFMKRDVLDRSVRFSLGNLAEKQNVATEIFEEMGYSRFLMENNKIDIITEGGSCYCFGPSKPMQIEIGGGSSNYFTIVNILTKEVTHMSDYHLGTNNNYIRELNGVIRAMEDESFAKSDIGHQEKMLRDAAGWMFYLKNDQLYEKKFEEELGKGPQTIKYEEHVERVKAIGVDFDWSGQLSKMKEMGGNHIAGQGTLKNIKLNENYEGDYNKE; from the coding sequence ATGATCAATGAAGCGTTAAAATATAGGTGTATTAGTGATGATGTGTATAGATACGGATTCAACGGTATGGAGAGAGATGATGAGGAGAAGGGAGCGGGTAACAGCATCAATTACAAGTACAGAATGCACGACCCTCGTTTGGGAAGGTTCTTTGCGGTGGACCCTCTTGTTTCTGAATATCCATGGAATAGTCCATATGCATTTAGTGAGAATAGTGTCGTTGCATTTGTTGAATTAGAAGGACTTGAAAGATACTATGCTGCTAATGGGTCATTGATTGGTCAATATGGAGATAACCCTCAGGTAAGAATAATAAGAAGTGATGGTGTTGAGAAAAAAGCAAGAGCTTATTTTAATGGGGACGCCAGAAAAGAAATATTTATGAAACGAGATGTTTTGGATCGTTCAGTTCGGTTTAGCTTAGGAAATCTAGCTGAAAAACAAAATGTTGCAACAGAAATCTTTGAGGAAATGGGATATAGTAGATTTCTCATGGAAAACAACAAAATAGATATTATAACAGAGGGAGGTTCTTGTTATTGTTTCGGTCCCAGCAAACCAATGCAAATTGAAATTGGCGGTGGCTCGTCAAACTATTTTACTATAGTCAATATTCTAACCAAAGAAGTAACTCACATGAGTGATTATCACTTAGGAACTAACAATAACTATATTAGAGAGCTGAACGGTGTAATTAGAGCAATGGAGGACGAATCATTTGCGAAATCAGACATTGGGCATCAAGAAAAAATGCTAAGAGATGCTGCGGGATGGATGTTTTATTTGAAGAATGATCAGCTTTATGAAAAGAAGTTTGAAGAGGAGTTAGGCAAAGGACCACAGACAATAAAGTATGAAGAACATGTTGAAAGGGTTAAGGCTATAGGAGTCGATTTTGACTGGTCCGGGCAATTATCTAAAATGAAAGAAATGGGAGGTAATCATATTGCAGGGCAAGGAACATTGAAAAACATTAAACTGAACGAAAACTATGAGGGAGATTACAATAAAGAATAG
- the nqrF gene encoding NADH:ubiquinone reductase (Na(+)-transporting) subunit F codes for MGQVIIITIAVFLVVVLLLTSVLLFAKAKLMPSGKIKITINGEKELEVDGGGTLLSTLGNAGIYLPSACGGGGTCIQCTCHVLKGGGSILPTEEPHFSRKEIASGMRLGCQVKVKEDMEIEVEEEVLGIKEWEAEVVSNYNVATFIKEFIVEIPEDMDYKAGGYIQIKIPPCEVKYEEMDITAHPQDHPGEPDKFKKDWDKFGLWPLVMKNTEEVVRAYSMASYPAEGRRIMLNVRVATPPWDRANNTWMKVNPGIASSYIFNLKVGDKATISGPYGEFFINHSDAEMLYIGGGAGMAPMRSHLYELFKTLKTDRKVTYWYGGRSRAELFYIHYFRDLEKEFPNFKFYLVLSDALPEDNWVEKKDIHDEEGDGFVGFVHQAVIDQYLTKHEAPEDIEFYFCGPPMMNDAVVKMCDEWGVPPENVRFDDFGG; via the coding sequence ATGGGTCAAGTTATCATAATTACAATTGCAGTTTTCTTAGTAGTAGTATTGCTATTAACTTCAGTATTATTATTCGCTAAGGCAAAACTGATGCCTTCGGGCAAGATCAAGATCACGATTAACGGTGAGAAGGAACTTGAAGTAGATGGAGGAGGAACGCTTCTGTCTACATTAGGTAATGCAGGAATTTATCTGCCATCAGCGTGTGGAGGTGGTGGTACATGTATCCAGTGTACCTGTCACGTGCTTAAAGGTGGTGGAAGTATTCTTCCAACAGAAGAACCTCATTTCTCCAGAAAAGAGATCGCTTCAGGGATGCGTTTAGGGTGTCAGGTGAAGGTGAAGGAAGACATGGAGATCGAAGTAGAAGAGGAAGTTCTTGGAATTAAGGAATGGGAAGCTGAAGTAGTTTCTAACTATAACGTAGCGACTTTCATTAAGGAATTTATTGTTGAGATCCCTGAGGATATGGATTACAAGGCTGGTGGTTACATCCAGATCAAAATACCACCATGTGAGGTGAAGTATGAAGAAATGGATATCACTGCACATCCACAAGATCACCCAGGTGAACCAGATAAATTCAAAAAAGATTGGGATAAGTTCGGTTTATGGCCATTGGTGATGAAAAACACGGAAGAAGTAGTTCGAGCTTATTCTATGGCTTCTTACCCTGCTGAGGGAAGAAGAATTATGTTGAACGTAAGGGTGGCTACTCCACCATGGGATAGAGCTAATAACACATGGATGAAAGTAAATCCAGGTATTGCATCTTCTTACATCTTTAACTTGAAGGTAGGAGATAAGGCTACCATCTCCGGACCTTATGGAGAGTTCTTTATTAACCACTCGGATGCAGAGATGTTATATATCGGTGGTGGTGCTGGAATGGCGCCAATGAGATCTCACCTTTATGAGTTGTTCAAGACGTTGAAAACAGACCGTAAAGTTACGTACTGGTACGGAGGTCGTTCAAGAGCAGAGTTGTTCTATATCCACTACTTTAGAGATTTGGAGAAAGAGTTTCCAAACTTTAAGTTCTATTTGGTATTGTCTGATGCATTGCCAGAAGATAACTGGGTAGAGAAGAAAGATATCCATGATGAAGAAGGTGATGGTTTTGTAGGTTTCGTTCACCAGGCGGTGATTGATCAATACCTTACGAAGCATGAAGCTCCAGAGGATATCGAATTCTATTTCTGTGGACCACCAATGATGAACGATGCAGTTGTGAAGATGTGTGATGAGTGGGGAGTTCCACCAGAGAACGTAAGATTTGATGATTTTGGAGGATAA
- the nqrE gene encoding NADH:ubiquinone reductase (Na(+)-transporting) subunit E, producing the protein MNYFDIFYRAAFIDNMIFTFFFGMCSYLAVSKTVKTAVGLGAAVIFVLGVTIPVNYLLDTYVLQEGALSWLGEEYAQYDLSFLSFIMFIAVIASIVQLVEMLVEKFSPSLYGALGIFLPLIAVNCAILGGALFMQQKQFVDIGEATSYGLGAGFGWFIAIVLIAAIREKIKYSHVPAPVRGVGMAFILTGLMGLAFLGFLGF; encoded by the coding sequence ATGAATTATTTCGATATATTTTATAGAGCAGCATTTATCGACAATATGATCTTTACATTCTTCTTCGGAATGTGTTCATATCTGGCGGTATCAAAAACAGTTAAGACAGCTGTTGGATTAGGAGCTGCAGTGATCTTTGTATTGGGAGTTACCATTCCAGTTAACTATTTACTAGATACGTATGTTTTGCAGGAAGGGGCTTTATCATGGTTAGGAGAAGAATATGCTCAATATGATTTAAGCTTCTTGAGTTTCATCATGTTTATTGCCGTAATTGCCTCTATCGTGCAGTTGGTTGAAATGTTGGTAGAGAAATTCTCTCCCTCGCTTTACGGAGCATTGGGGATCTTCTTGCCATTGATCGCTGTAAACTGTGCGATTCTAGGAGGTGCTTTGTTTATGCAGCAAAAGCAATTTGTTGACATTGGAGAAGCAACATCCTACGGATTAGGTGCAGGATTTGGATGGTTCATCGCCATCGTGCTTATTGCCGCCATTCGGGAGAAAATCAAGTATTCACATGTTCCAGCACCAGTTAGAGGTGTAGGTATGGCATTTATACTTACAGGATTGATGGGATTAGCATTCTTAGGTTTCCTAGGATTTTAA